One Nostoc sp. UHCC 0302 DNA window includes the following coding sequences:
- a CDS encoding rhodanese-like domain-containing protein produces MDKKLENLVGGIIPQQPPIEAQSDVHVLKSRLEWGEPAFTILDVRDRQTYNEGHILGAMPMPVDELVERAVPSVDKSRDIYIYGVNEEQTAQAVQLLRSNGFEHVSELKGGLAAWKAIGGPTEGIIESRTPAGADEYNVVSRVQDHLETQRKETPTVSRSEIQNRSETEQK; encoded by the coding sequence ATGGATAAAAAGTTAGAAAACTTAGTAGGTGGGATCATTCCTCAACAGCCTCCAATAGAAGCACAATCTGATGTTCATGTGCTTAAATCTCGTCTAGAATGGGGCGAGCCAGCTTTTACAATACTAGATGTACGCGATCGCCAAACTTATAACGAAGGCCACATCCTGGGAGCAATGCCAATGCCAGTAGATGAATTGGTAGAGCGTGCAGTTCCTTCTGTAGATAAAAGCCGTGATATTTACATTTACGGTGTAAATGAAGAACAAACAGCCCAAGCTGTACAATTACTTCGTTCTAACGGGTTTGAACACGTATCTGAACTAAAAGGCGGTCTTGCTGCATGGAAGGCAATTGGAGGCCCGACAGAAGGCATTATCGAATCAAGAACCCCCGCAGGTGCAGATGAGTACAATGTCGTATCACGGGTACAAGATCATTTAGAAACCCAGCGAAAAGAGACTCCTACAGTTTCTCGCTCTGAAATACAAAATCGTTCAGAAACTGAGCAAAAATAG